The following DNA comes from Pseudophryne corroboree isolate aPseCor3 chromosome 8, aPseCor3.hap2, whole genome shotgun sequence.
tccaagccagttagatttttgtgcccggccgagaagggtgcaatctaggtggctctcctaaagagctgcttagaaaagtttagcttaggttttttattttacagtgagtcctgctggcaacaggatcactgcaacgagggacttaggggagaagaagtgaactcacctgcgtgcaggatggattggcttcttggctactggacatcagctccagagggacgatcacaggtacagcctggatggtcaccggagccttgccgccggcccccttccagatgctgaaataagaagaggtccagaatcggcggcagaagactcctcagtcttctaaaggtagcgcacagcactgcagctgtgcgccattttcctctcagcacacttcacacggcagtcactgagggtgcagggcgctgggaggggggcgccctgggaggcaaatgaaaacctattttggctaaaaatacctcacatatagcctccggaggctatatggagatatttaacccctgccagaatccgttaagagcgggagacgaggccgccgaaaaaggggcggggcctatctcctcagcacacagcgccattttccctcacagaaaggctggagggaaggctcccaggctctcccctgcactgcactacagaaacagggttaaaacagagagggggggcactaatttggcgttagaaatatataaaaaagatgctataagggaaaacacttatataaggttgtccctatataattatagcgtttttggtgtgtgctggcaaactctccctctgtctctccaaagggctagtgggtcctgtcctctatcagagcattccctgtgtgtgtgctgtgtgtcggtacgtgtgtgtcgacatgtaggaggacgatgttggtgaggaggcggagcaattgcctgtaatggtgatgtcactctctagggagtcgacaccggaatggatggcttatttagggaattacgtgataatgtcaacacgctgcaaggtcggttgacgacatgagacggccgacaaacaattagtaccggtccagacgtctcaaaaacaccgtcaggggttttaaaacgcccgtttactttagtcggtcgacacagacacagacagggacactgaatccagtgtcgacggtgaataaacaaacgtattccttattagggccacacgttaaaggcaatgaaggaggtgttacatatttctgatactacaagtaccacaaaagagggtattatgtgggatgtgaaaaaactaccatagtttttcctgaatcagataaattaaataaagtgtgtgatgatgcgtgggttccccccgatagaaaattatgggcggtataccctttcccgccagaagttagggcgcgttgggaaacaccccttagggtggataaggcgctcacacgcttatcaaaacaagtggcggtaccgtctatagatagggccgtcctcaaggaccagctgacaggaggctggaaaatatcataaaaagtatatacacacatactggtgttatactgcgaccagcgatcgcctcagcctggatgtgcagagctggggtggcttggtcggattccctgactaaaaatattgatacccttgacagggacagtattttattgactatagagcatttaaaggatgcatttctatatatgcgagatgcacagagggatatttgcactctggcatcaagagtaaatgcgatgtccataactgccagaagatgttatggacacgacagtggtcaggtgatgcagattccaaacggcacaaaggtgtattgccgtataaaggaagaggagttatttggggtcggtccatcggacctggtggccacggcaactgctggaaaatccaccgtttttaccctaagtcacatctctgcagaaaaagacaccgtcttttcagcctcagtcctttcgtccctataagatcatatctgcccagggatagaggaaagggaagaagactgcagcaggcagcccattcccaggaacagaagcgttccaccgcttctgacaagttctcagcatggcgctgagaccgtacaggacccctggatcctacaagtagtatcccaggggtacagattggaatgtcgagacgtttccccttcgcaggctcctgaagtctgctttaccaaggtctccctccgacaaggaggcagtatgggaaaaaaattcacaagctgtattcccagcaggtgataattaaattacccctcctactacaagaaaaggggtattattccacactatattgtggtactgaagccagaaggctaggtgagacttattctaaatctaaaaaatttttgaacacttacaaaggttcaaatcaagatggagtcactcagagcagtgataacgaacaggaagaaggggactatatagtgtcccgggacatcagggatgcttacctctatgtcccaaatttgcccttctcactaagggtacctcaggttcgtggtgcagaactgtcactatcagtttcagacgctgccgtttggattgtccacggcaccccgggtctttactaaggtaatggccgaaatgatgattcttcttcgaagaaaaggcgtcttaattatcccttacttggacgatctcctgataagggcatagtccagggaacagttggaggtaggagtagcactatctcggatactgctacaacagcacgggtggattctaaatattccaaaatcgcagctgatcccgacgacacgtctgctgtgcctagggatgattctggacacagtccagaaaaaggtgtttctcccgaaagagaaagccagggagttatccgagctagtcaggaacctcctaaaaacagtgcatcattgcacaagggtcctggtagaaaatggtggcttcctacgaagcaattccattcggcagatttcacgcaagaacttttcagtgggatctgctggacaaatggtccggatcgcatcttcagatgcatcagcggataaccctatatccaaggacaagggtgtctctcctgtggtggttatagagtgctcatcttctagagggccgcagattcggcattcaggattggatgctggtgaccacggagcccagcccgagaggctggggagcagtcacacaaagaaaaaaaaaaaaatttccagggagtgtgatcaagtctggagacttttctccacataaatatactggagctaagggtaaatttataatgctctaagcttagcaagacctctgcttcaaggtcagccggtattgatccagtgggaaaaacatcacggcagtcgcccacgtaaacagacagggcgacacaagaagcaggagggcaatggcaaaaactgcaaggacttttcgctgggcggaaaatcatgtgatagcactgtcagcagtgtttcatcccgggaatggaaactgggaagcagacttcctcagcaggcacgacctccacccgggagagtggaaacttcatcgggaagttttttccacatgattgtaaaccgttgggaaataccaaaggtggacatgatggcgtcccgtctgaacaaaaaacgggacaggtattgcgccaggtcaagagaccctcaggcaatagctgtggacgttctggtaacaccgtgggtgtaccagtcggtgtatgtgttccctcctctgcttctcatacctaaggtgctgagaattataagacgtagaggagtaagaactatactcatggctccggattggccaagaaggacttggtacccggaacttcaagagatgtttacagaggtcttatggcctctgccgctaagaagggacttgcttcagcaagtaccatgtctgttccaagacttaccgcagctgcgtttgttggcatggcggtggaacgctggatcctaagggaaaaaggcattccggaagaggtcattcctaccctggtcaaagccagaaaggaggtgaccgcacaacattatcaccacatgtggcgaaaatatgttgcgtggtgtgaggccaggaaggccccacaaagaaatttcaactcggtcgattcctgcatttcctgcaaacaggagtgtctatgggcctcaaattggggtccattaaggttcaaatttcggccctgtcaattttcttccagaaagaattggcttcagttcctgaagtccagaactttgtcaagggagtattgcatatacaaccctcttttgtgcctccagtggcactgtgggatctcaacgtagttctgggattcttcaaatcacattggtttaaaaccagtcaaatctgtggatttgaagcatctcacatgaaaagtgaccatgttcttggccctggcctggaccaggcgagtgtcaaattggtggtttttttctcaaaaaagcccatatttgtttgtccattcggacagggcagagctgcggactcgtccccagttctctccctaaggtggtgtcagtgtttcacctgaaccagcttattgtggtgccttgcacctactagggacttggaggactccaagttgctagatgttgtcagggccctgaaaatataggttccaggacggctggagtcaggaaaactgacttgctgttatcctgtatgcacccaacaaactgggtgctcttgcttttaagcagactattgctagttggatgtgtaatacaattcagcttgcacattctgtggcaggcctgccacagccaaaatatgtaaatgcccattccacaaggaaggtgggctcatcttgggcggctgcccgaggggtctcggctttacaactttgccgagcggttatttagtcaggggcaaacacgtttgtaaaatcctacaaatttgataccctggctaaggaggacctggagttctctcattcggtgctgcagagtcatccgcactctcccgcccgtttgggagctttggtataatccccatggtcctttcaggaaccccagcatccactaggacgatagagaaaataagaatttacttaccgataattctatttctcggagtccgtagtggatgctgggcgcccatcccaagtgcggattatctgcaatacttgtacatagttacaaaaatcgggttattattgttgtgagccatcttttcagaggctccgctgttatcatactgttaactgggtttagatcacaagttgtacggtgtgattggtgtggctggtatgagtcttacccgggattcaaaattcctcccttattgtgtacgctcgtccgggcacagtacctaactggcttggaggagggtcatagggggaggagccagtgcacaccacctgatcggaaagctttacttttgtgccctgtctcctgcggagccgctattccccatggtcctttcaggaaccccagcatccactacggactccgagaaatagaattatcggtaagtaaattcttatttttctcgccTGGTCCACTTTTCCTCTCTTTGCACCACTTGATACATCACCCCCTAAGTTACACAGTAACATCTAGATGTGGATTGTACTTTCTCACTTTATTTTTAACtcattgtttgtttgtgttttgccTCTTTTATTGTGATCTCTTTTGTTTCCAGTGCATCCTGTTCCACCTGATGGATCCGTAGATGGAAGTATTTTAAAAGACCCTTATAATGTGACCTGCTCACCACACGAGTCAGCGGAGCATGAGATCAGTTTTTTTCATAGGCTCCAAGGTGAAAGCTCACCTGACAAACCACCCTTCTATGAGATAGGCAATCTCACATATACATCTGCTTCTGAAGAATGTGAACAAAGCACTCTCCTTCTCAGCGAGGGCGTTGACATTATTGACCATGATAAGCCAGAGGGAAACAAGCAGCAGAAGATGACAAATGTTAGAAAGTGGCCTAAAAGAGTTAGTAAATTATCTTCTCGTGCCGATGACCAAAAAACCCAAGTAGAGGATAAGTCGCATCACTGTAATCAGTGTGGGAAACACTTTGATTACAAATCCAACCTTATCAGGcaccagagaactcacacaggtgaaaaaccataTGCCTGTGATGATTGCGGAAAGCGCTATGCTACCAAGTCTCATCTAACTATCCACAGGAGGACACACCTCAGCGAGAAGCCTCACCGATGCGACGAGTGTGGGAAACACTTTACGTACAAGTCCCAAATTGCAATGCACCAAAGAACGCACACTGGAGAGAAGCCACATACCTGCAACCTGTGTGGGAAGAACTTTGCTTACAAATCATACCTGATCATTCATCAGAGGATACACTCAGGGGAGCGGCCCCACGTCTGCCCACAGTGCGGGAAAGGCTTCACGGACAAGTCCAACCTCCGCAAGCACCAGAACACTCACGTAGAACGCAAGCCATATGACTGCCGGGAGTGTGGCAAACATTTCAATTCAAAATATAGTCTGACTACACATCAGAGAACGCATCTGGCATCAAAGACTAAATAATATGACCCAATAGAAATGCTTTAAGCTGACCGGTCACATAGCACAGTGGAGGCTGCCATGCTGTGCAACTAATGATGTCTCAACTGAACACTGATTCAGCCCAGTTATTGCCAGCCTTCACTGTATGTTTTTGACAGGTTCATCTTAAAAATCACAAAATGGACAGATGGCTTGTCAAGTAAGTTCAAGGAAGAGTTTGGCACTGCATTGTCCCTTAAGAGTTTGTATTTATCAAATGTTGTTGAAGGAAACTCAGATGTAGTAATCAGTGCTTTATTTCATGTGCTGTAAAGCATCAGTCAGAGCACCAAATTCTGGAGAGGTTCTTCACATGTATGCTAGTTAGGTTTGTAAATTGGTGACTTGTAAGTCCTACATGTCTGGGTTCTATCTGAAGTATGCCTACGACAATACCCAATGGCAGTGCTGAACTAATCCTAGAGCCATGCAACACAGAATAGTACTTTGCGCATCTAAGTTTTAGTATTACTCATATTTATATAGTGTTAACATATTATACAGCTCTACAGAGAATGTTTGTTCATCTAGATCAGTTTCTACCCTGGGGGAGCTTGGAATTTCACTACCACAGACACTAAGGGGATGATTCGGAGTCTCATAAAGCAGCGCAAGTGGCTGCATCTTTTGCCTGTCACacttctgcgactttatgcaaaagaGTCGACAAACCCTTCCTTGGTGTACAGCGTCTGAATGTACAAGGCTGAGACACACACTTTGAGCACCtttagatgctgcaatcatgctgggAGTTTAGTAGACGCaaccatcggtcacaccattgaaacttgcacctgccccatgctaggtgcagattctatGTGTGAATGGTTGTGCAACCACTTTAGTGACACCCCTGCAACTTTGCCATAACACGAACATAACCTGGACTATCTTTTTGTGTCCACTCAGCCATGTCCCAGCCACTGCTCAGgagcgcccaatacattttcaagaagTTTCTGAGACCGTGACTCTCAATTGCAACTGCAACTCTGTGCGCACGGAATCTGGATGCAAAACAGTGCAACATAGAAAATGGCAATGCATCCGACTCAGAAGCAGACCATAAGCTCATTGAAAGCCAATGATTTGTATTTGTGACAATTATCTATTGTTTGACTGATTAGGTGGATCTTAGGTCTGGCTGCTAATTCAATAGAAATCTATTAAAACGCTTAATAGTATTGCTGTTTTAAATTCTACAAACAAAAACTAAATCGTCAACTTTGAAAAAAtgctgtttagtaaatataccacttaaGAGTCTGAAAGTACATATCTTGTCTGCATAAAATACCTTAGAGATTTCACTTAATTGACAGGCTTTTTTTTCAAGGGTATGGTAGAACCCATACAATGGCTGCCTCTAGTCAAGTTGTGTCTGATTGCAGCTTTTCAACTTCTTCCAGAACAAAGTTAGCTCAGCTGGACTCTTCtgaagactaatacccctttcaaacaTAAGCAAAAACCTGGGAATTTGCCAGAGCACGATGAGTCTACCCAAGtcctgcttatgtctgaaagggtcagACCTGGGTTGACAGTCCTAGGTCCGTGACCCTTGGTTATTTCCGGGACATGCAACCTGGGTCACTGTTCCAGCTGTGAAAGGTATTACCCAGGTCTTGATGACCTGGGTCATGGCTAAAAAGAGTTGCGGCCACATTAGCACTTGGAGATAACATTATCTCCAAGCATCCACTTCAAGGAGGAAGACCCGGGTCACTGGAAGACCCAGGTCCGGTGTGAAGTGTTACAACCAGGGAATAACCTGGATCCATTAATCAGATGTGAACGTGGGTAAATACTGAAACTCCGGGTTCAAGCGGTGTTCTGTGACCAGGGTCTGCACTGGGTTAAAGCAGGGGTTTATATCTGAAAGAGGTATAAATCAGATTTGGTAATGATTATGTGGGAAACATTAGGCAGTAGTATTGCCCTATACAAATAAGTATTGTTGTCTGTTGGCATAATTTCTGGCTTATTTTTAATGAAAAGCCCCAGATTGCCAGCCCAAACCACATAGAAGTATTCAGGAAAGACAACACAAGGCAgtcagttaaggtgggtacacactggtagacgtATCTGCAGATTAATGGATCTGCATATATATCTATAGGTGGATCGGGCAgtatgttgtgcatacacactgcccgatccgttgtgaCTGACGCCACAAACTGAACAGGCATTTACATGCACCCGCCCATTTGAGCCGTCAATCACTGCCGGCTTGTGCAGGAAGTTTACGGgaggtcggctgaccgcccgtacacacagaacgatgcaccaatatacCTGTAGATATAGATAtacctgtagatatattggtcatcatgtgtgctgcagggcttacgccaggcatgtccaaactgcggccctccagctgttgtgaaactacatatcccagcatgccctgacacagttttgctgtcagagaatgctaaagctgtgtcagggcatgctgggatgtgtagtttctcaacagccggagggctgcagtttggacatgcctggcttacacGATATGTCTATGAACTACGATGTTTACAGACATATCATTGGTACACACcggccgacggacccacgatatatcagTTGTTCAAACGAACATccgaaatatcggccagtgtgtacgcactttgAGTGTTTTTAGAACAGTCAGCAAGGTACAGGTAAGGGATTCATCACTGGAAACCAATTATCGAGAAAGTTCCATTAAACATTAAAAGTAAGCTGCTGCTGCTCTGGAATAATGTCACACTGATCACTGATATGTATATGCACCATGTTTATGCCAGAAGTAAACAGTAGTTTATGGGTCAGTTTTAAATCTAGAGAAAAGTGTATATGCAATTGGTTTTTGGCAGCAGATGTGAGTTGCAGTACTCAATTGTACACAATATAGCAGGCATGGTGCAGCCGTTTTGGGGGCGTGTAAATGCCTGCGACTGCGTCACCGATGGGTGTCTGGTGGTTGCGTCTTACTGCACAAGCAGTAGATCTGCAATGCCTCGACTGGGCGTCTCAGTACATATCCCGGCAGCTGCGACATTTGGATACTTTCACACAGCCACTGTGTACAAATTTGCAAAAGcatctgtgtccacctctgaatcgggcCTTGTGTCCAGGCAGTGCTATTAATTAACATTAAAGTCGCATTAACTAGGTAAAATATTGATGGAAAATAAAAATGCTAATTAAGTTCATTAGATATAGATATCCAAtgccttccctttaaaa
Coding sequences within:
- the LOC134949169 gene encoding zinc finger protein 614-like — translated: MKKQKKHLTERILNHALGIIYLLTGEEYVIVKKNSPHSATHLLTGEVPIKCGDVSIYFSMEEWDFIEENKDLYQEVTLKNQKIFRSSGNLEDINLDGHNMFDTVSLVEEEMDGKQNGSQEIDICADIFMDNLRTASHSEKVHWETNENDILQVEIDSDTYSGEYYPNHVSDDGQAEVFARRCEQELHGDTWTVHPVPPDGSVDGSILKDPYNVTCSPHESAEHEISFFHRLQGESSPDKPPFYEIGNLTYTSASEECEQSTLLLSEGVDIIDHDKPEGNKQQKMTNVRKWPKRVSKLSSRADDQKTQVEDKSHHCNQCGKHFDYKSNLIRHQRTHTGEKPYACDDCGKRYATKSHLTIHRRTHLSEKPHRCDECGKHFTYKSQIAMHQRTHTGEKPHTCNLCGKNFAYKSYLIIHQRIHSGERPHVCPQCGKGFTDKSNLRKHQNTHVERKPYDCRECGKHFNSKYSLTTHQRTHLASKTK